In Pasteurella multocida subsp. multocida OH4807, a genomic segment contains:
- a CDS encoding SlpA (COG0582 Integrase): MARLVKKLTDSEIKNAKASSKPLYDGDGLFLEVSSKGAKLWRFRYAQPYTKKRTTISLGTYPDLSLSQARAKREEYNALLANNIDPQTHRKQQEQAQADKLSHYQGDRGKTPYYARHTPFIQHVIKRERL; the protein is encoded by the coding sequence ATGGCTAGATTAGTGAAGAAACTAACAGACAGCGAGATCAAAAACGCAAAAGCGAGTAGCAAACCTTTATATGATGGTGATGGGCTATTTTTAGAAGTATCGAGCAAAGGGGCGAAGTTATGGCGTTTTAGATACGCGCAGCCTTACACCAAAAAACGCACGACAATTAGCTTGGGTACTTACCCCGATTTATCACTATCACAAGCTAGGGCAAAGCGTGAAGAATATAATGCCTTGTTGGCGAATAATATCGATCCACAAACTCACCGCAAGCAACAAGAACAAGCGCAAGCGGATAAGTTAAGCCATTATCAAGGGGATAGGGGAAAAACGCCTTACTACGCACGGCATACGCCATTTATTCAGCACGTCATTAAACGAGAAAGACTATAA
- a CDS encoding selenocysteine synthase (COG1921 Selenocysteine synthase [seryl-tRNASer selenium transferase]), giving the protein MSLYARLPSVDKLLKMPEGMALVAEFGHSAVVNICRQLIEQGRESIKNEKHLPHFLTDFEHTLQAIRVKLTQQQQVNIQSVHNLTGTVLHTNLGRALWSEAAQQAALMAMQQNVALEYDLDAGKRSHRDNYISELLCQLTGAEAACVVNNNAAAVLLMLATFAQGKEVIISRGELIEIGGAFRIPDIMQQAGCKLIEVGTTNRTHLADYRNAINENTAFLMKVHSSNYQICGFTTSVSEKDLVTLANEFNLPVITDLGSGALIDLSQYNLPAEPTVQEKYAQGVDLISFSGDKLLGGPQAGIIVGKKTWIDRLQAHPLKRALRCDKVILAGLEATLRLYLQPEKLSEKLTTLALLTQPVNELVEKAEKLKAALQEKLDRDYFVQIEESSAQIGSGSQPLATLPSIAVTISTETSGKLTALIKQFKHLPQPIICRVEKEKIWLDLRSLACLTRLLTTIEQL; this is encoded by the coding sequence ATGTCTCTTTACGCACGTCTTCCTTCCGTCGATAAACTCTTAAAAATGCCAGAGGGTATGGCACTTGTTGCTGAATTTGGTCATTCGGCAGTGGTGAATATTTGCCGCCAATTAATTGAACAAGGGCGTGAAAGCATAAAAAATGAAAAGCACTTACCGCACTTTTTGACTGATTTTGAACATACCCTCCAAGCCATTCGAGTCAAATTGACTCAACAACAACAAGTCAATATTCAATCTGTACATAATTTGACGGGTACAGTGCTACACACAAATTTAGGACGTGCATTATGGTCAGAGGCAGCACAGCAAGCTGCATTAATGGCGATGCAGCAAAACGTCGCATTGGAATATGATTTAGACGCAGGCAAGCGTAGTCATCGAGACAATTATATTAGTGAGTTATTGTGTCAATTGACAGGCGCTGAAGCCGCTTGTGTTGTAAACAATAATGCCGCAGCGGTTTTGTTAATGTTAGCCACTTTTGCCCAAGGCAAAGAAGTGATTATTTCACGGGGTGAATTAATTGAGATTGGCGGTGCTTTTCGTATTCCCGATATTATGCAACAAGCTGGCTGTAAACTGATAGAAGTGGGTACAACTAACCGCACTCATTTAGCTGATTATCGTAACGCAATTAACGAAAATACGGCATTTTTAATGAAAGTTCACAGCAGCAACTACCAAATTTGTGGTTTTACAACATCTGTCTCTGAAAAAGACTTAGTTACACTCGCCAATGAATTTAATCTCCCTGTCATCACCGATCTCGGCAGCGGAGCATTGATAGATTTAAGCCAGTATAACTTACCCGCCGAGCCGACAGTACAAGAAAAATACGCACAAGGAGTGGATTTGATTTCTTTCTCTGGCGATAAATTATTAGGCGGCCCTCAAGCGGGTATTATTGTGGGGAAAAAAACGTGGATTGATCGTTTACAAGCTCATCCGTTAAAACGTGCCTTACGTTGTGATAAAGTGATTTTAGCGGGTTTAGAAGCAACACTGCGTTTATATTTACAACCCGAGAAATTAAGTGAAAAATTGACCACACTTGCGTTACTCACACAACCTGTTAATGAATTAGTTGAGAAAGCAGAAAAGCTCAAAGCGGCCTTGCAAGAAAAATTAGACAGGGATTATTTTGTACAAATCGAAGAGAGTTCGGCTCAAATTGGTAGTGGCTCACAACCGTTAGCCACGCTTCCCTCCATTGCAGTAACTATTTCAACGGAAACCTCTGGAAAATTAACCGCACTAATAAAACAGTTTAAACATTTACCGCAACCAATCATTTGCCGAGTAGAAAAAGAAAAAATTTGGCTTGATTTACGCAGTCTTGCTTGTTTGACGCGTTTATTAACGACAATAGAACAACTGTGA